In Brevibacterium pigmentatum, the sequence GCGAGGCCGAGCATGAGCGCGAGCATGATCGACGAGGAGTTGATCGTCGCGAATGCGGTGCCGCCGACGATGAGCAGCACGGAGATGCCGACGCCGATGAGCGCGGTGATCAGCGGCATGCCCGCAGCGCGGAAGGACCCGAGGGTGAGCAGGAGGACGATGAAGGCGATGACGACGCCGATGCCTTCGACCCAGGAGATCTCGACACCGGTGATCTGGAAGAGTTCACCGCCGCCTTCGACCTCCGCTCCGGGCAGGGCATCGCGCAGCGGGTCGAGGGCCTCGATGAGGTTGTCGCCGGCGTCCTCTCCGACGTCCTGCTGAGTCCCGTCGTACTGGACGGAGATCATGGCCGCCGTCTCGTCCTTGCTGATGGCGCCTTCGACGAGGTCGGAGTACGGGGAGGTCACCGTGTCGACATGCGGAAGATCCTCGATGCGTTCGATCTCATCTTCGATCGCGTCCTTGTACTTCTCGTCCTCGACCGAATCGCCGTCGTCGGCGACGACGATCACCGAGGCGGAGACACCCGCGGCTTCGGGGAACGTCGACTTCATCGAGTCGAGAGCGGTCTGCGCCTCCGAGCCCGGGAGCGTGAAGTCGTTGTCGAAGTCCTTGGCGAAGGCGGCGACTCCGGCACCGACGAGGACGAAGATCAGCAGCCACGCGGCGATGAATCGCCACGGGGTCCGATACGCACGACGGCCCAGGGCGTAGAGGAAAGTTGACACGAAAACCTCGATACAAAAGTGTATTGGATACAGTATTGTATTGTTGTGCACTGCCCACCATCCATGCAAATGGATCCCAGGATTCGTGCAGATTCTCATAGGATGCTCAGCCGCCGACAGGACCACCGCCGCGAAATGACGATGAACACAGACGAACTCAGCCCACGCAGACGCCAGACCCGATCCACCCTCGTTCAGGCCGGCACCTCGGTCTTCGCCGTCCGCGGCATCGACGGCGCCTCGATCGAGGAGATCTGCGAGGCCGGAGGCCTGACCCCCGGGGCGTTCTATTCGAACTTCTCCAGCCGTGACGATCTGGTGCTCGCAATCATCGAGATGCGCATCTCGGAGAATCTCGATCGCCTCGACGACACGATCCAGCGGTGGTCTGAGCAGCTCATGGCCACTGCCGAGGTGCCGGAGATCAAGGCGCTGATGACACAATTCATCGACGATGTCTTCAATGAGAAGAAGCAGACCGTCGCCGAGACGATCACCGAGCAGGAGATCGAGCTCTACTGCCTGCGGGTGCCGCACCTCCACGCCCGCTATGTCGAGCTCAACGCCACTCAGCTGGACCGGCTGGCCGCCCTGGTGGCCACGGCCCTCGATGTGGCCGGGGCGACGACGAAGCAGCCGATCGGCGATTTCCTCACGGTCATCATCTCCGTGTTCAACCGGATCGCGCTGACTGCAGCGGCGGGGAAGAAGATGGACGACCACGTCGCCATCGATCCGACCCTCATCGTCGAGGCCCTCATGCACCTCATCGACTTCTGCCCCGACAGCGATGGCTGAACGAGTCTGCCCCTATCACGAGGCCTGAACGCGCTCGACGAATCGGTTCGAGGCACTAAGGTGGTGCCCGTGAACGAACTCCAGCGCGAATTCTCTGCTTTCATCAACAATATGGACGTCCGCCTCGGCGCGTTCGTCCTCGCCGACCTCCCCGAGACCTTCGAGAAGGAGGACGGGGAGACCGTGAAGTTCCCGAAGGACTTCGGGCCGAAATCACTGCCGATGCTCGAACTCTTCGTGCTCTCGAAGTTCCCGAACACCGAGGAGATCCTCAAACCGGAGCACCGCCGCTTCTTCGAAGGACTCATCCGCTACCTCGGCGAAACCTATCTGCGTGCGATCGGCGGGGCCTGGGACCACGACGAGTCGACGGGCAACGGGATGCCGTTCATCCGTCCCGACAATGCCGACGG encodes:
- a CDS encoding TetR/AcrR family transcriptional regulator; translated protein: MTMNTDELSPRRRQTRSTLVQAGTSVFAVRGIDGASIEEICEAGGLTPGAFYSNFSSRDDLVLAIIEMRISENLDRLDDTIQRWSEQLMATAEVPEIKALMTQFIDDVFNEKKQTVAETITEQEIELYCLRVPHLHARYVELNATQLDRLAALVATALDVAGATTKQPIGDFLTVIISVFNRIALTAAAGKKMDDHVAIDPTLIVEALMHLIDFCPDSDG